The Ciceribacter thiooxidans genome window below encodes:
- a CDS encoding CmpA/NrtA family ABC transporter substrate-binding protein yields the protein MKVVRNGVVSICSALAIGAFATHAAAETLDLEKDELKLGFIKLTDMAPLAIAYEKGFFEDEGLYVTLEPQANWKVLLDRVITGELDGAHMLAGQPLAATIGYGTKAHIVTPFSMDLNGNGITVSNAVWDMMKANVATDADGKIVHPIKADALKPVVEKFRADGKPFNLGMVFPVSTHNYELRYWLASGNINPGFYSPADVSGQIKGDALLSVTPPPQMPATLEAGTIVGYSVGEPWNQAAVFKGIGVPVVTDYEIWKNNPEKVFGLTQEFVDQNPNTTLALTKALIRAAMWLDENNNANRAEAVEILSRKEYVGADAKVIANSMTGTFEYEKGDKRDVPDFNVFFRYNATFPFYSDAVWYLTQMRRWGQIPEFKDDAWYAETAKSVYKPDIYLKAAKMLVEEGKAKDADFPWNSDGYKAPTADFIDAINYDGKSPNAYIDSLKIGLKGHQKIEGAEVVGG from the coding sequence ATGAAAGTGGTACGCAACGGAGTGGTGAGTATCTGTTCCGCGTTGGCAATTGGTGCTTTCGCGACGCATGCAGCCGCGGAGACGTTGGACCTCGAAAAGGACGAGTTGAAGCTCGGCTTCATCAAGCTGACCGACATGGCGCCGCTCGCGATCGCATACGAAAAAGGCTTCTTCGAAGATGAAGGCCTCTACGTGACGCTCGAGCCTCAGGCGAATTGGAAGGTACTGCTCGATCGTGTCATCACCGGCGAACTCGACGGGGCCCACATGCTGGCGGGCCAACCACTCGCGGCGACGATCGGTTATGGTACCAAGGCCCACATCGTCACGCCCTTTTCCATGGATCTGAACGGAAACGGGATTACCGTCTCGAACGCCGTCTGGGACATGATGAAGGCGAACGTGGCGACGGACGCCGACGGAAAGATCGTGCATCCGATCAAAGCCGACGCTCTGAAGCCGGTCGTTGAAAAGTTCAGGGCGGACGGCAAGCCCTTCAACCTCGGTATGGTCTTCCCCGTCTCCACGCACAATTATGAGCTGCGTTATTGGCTGGCGTCCGGAAACATCAATCCCGGTTTCTACTCGCCGGCGGATGTTTCCGGACAGATCAAGGGCGACGCGCTCCTCTCCGTCACGCCGCCGCCGCAGATGCCGGCCACGCTCGAAGCGGGCACCATCGTCGGCTATTCGGTCGGTGAGCCCTGGAACCAGGCGGCGGTTTTCAAGGGCATCGGGGTGCCGGTCGTGACCGACTACGAGATCTGGAAGAACAATCCGGAGAAGGTCTTCGGTCTGACGCAGGAATTTGTCGACCAGAACCCCAATACGACGCTTGCTTTGACCAAGGCTCTGATCCGCGCGGCGATGTGGCTTGACGAGAACAACAACGCCAATCGCGCCGAAGCCGTCGAGATCCTGTCTCGCAAGGAATATGTCGGAGCCGACGCCAAGGTCATCGCCAACTCGATGACCGGGACGTTCGAATATGAAAAGGGCGACAAGCGGGACGTTCCAGACTTCAATGTCTTCTTCCGCTACAACGCGACCTTCCCCTTCTACTCCGACGCGGTCTGGTATCTGACGCAGATGCGCCGCTGGGGGCAGATCCCCGAATTCAAGGACGACGCCTGGTACGCAGAGACGGCCAAGTCGGTCTACAAGCCGGACATCTACCTGAAGGCTGCGAAGATGCTGGTCGAGGAGGGTAAGGCCAAGGACGCCGACTTCCCCTGGAACAGCGACGGCTACAAGGCGCCGACCGCGGATTTCATCGACGCGATCAACTACGACGGCAAGAG